The Silene latifolia isolate original U9 population chromosome X, ASM4854445v1, whole genome shotgun sequence genome contains the following window.
GCAGGTCCGTCGAAAATACTATATTTGCGACGGTATATCGTTATTTGCGACGGATTCTGCCGTCGCTATTGTCAATTATATTTTCCTTAACTCAATTGTTTAATTTATGATTCAATACTAAATTATGTTTAGGTGTCCGCTATAAGCGACTATTTGGAGTATAAAGGGGTGACCAGAGGATGTCAGGTTGCTGGGTTTGAGCATCGTCAGATAAATTTTGATTGGACGCATCCTCCCCCTCTTCACGAGGAGTCTGGCATTTTCACCATGGTTCACATGTTAATGTACGAAGGTGAGCCCTTCAAGCATAATGACCTCAACAGCAATACCAACCGGCGTTACTTAGTAATACAGCTTGCTGCATCCCTTGTACTAGCTGACATGAATGACATAAGAGAGAAAGTTTTGAAGAATATTAAACATTGGGTAGCTCAAAAATACAGTATTTGGAAAACAATTCAAGCTAGGCATAAATTAACCAAGTTAATTTTAAAATCATCAAAGTGACATTTGTACCTTTTAGAATATATTTGAAACACAATTCAAGCCAGCTATTCTAAACTTGTACGCTTTTGAATattttgatccttctatatagcAAACAATTGGCGATGAAGTTTGCATATTTTTATCCTTGTTTTTTTTAACTTCAAGACATCTCTGTTTTCTAAATTTTATGACTTGTAGTTACCGAATAACCCTATAAAGTTACACCTATAGCGGCATACGGTTACACTTCGTAAGATTTTTAATATCATATACTTTGTAACTTCACCCCCTAGTATGTGTAACTCCAATGCATAGTTTTTGTAACTCCAATACGTACCTTTTAGAATATTTTGTAAAACAATACAAGCCAGCTATTCTCACATTTGTACCATTTTGAATATTTCGAACTTTCTATATAGCAAAGAATTGGCCATGAAGTTTTATTATGATACACTATTTGTTTAACTTCAAGACATCTATTTTCTAAATTATATGGCTTGTAGTTACAGAATAACCTTATAAAGTTACACCAATAGCGGCATACAGTTACAATGCGCAAGATACTTAAAATCATATACTTTGTAACTTCACTCCCTAATCGGTGTAACTCCAATACATAGTTTTTATAACTTCAATACGTACCTTTTAGAATATTTTGTAAAACAATACAAGCCAACTATTCTCATATTGTACCCTTTTAAATATTTTGAACCTTCAATATAGCAAAAAATTAGCCATGAAGTTTGATTATGATACACTATTTGTTTAACTTCATGACATCTGTTTTCTATATTATATGGCTTGTAATTATAGAATAACCCTAAAAAGTTACACCAATATCTCCATACAGTTACACTGCGCAAGATACTTAATATCATATATATTGTAACTTCACTGGATATTCTGTGTAACTCCAATACATAGTCTGCGTAACTTGAATCGGTGTTATTGTTTGGAGAATAGCATTTCCAAATTGTAAGGCAAAAAAGTTTCATTGACTCTGAATAAGATGTTAATATTTGTTCTTCATTTAAAGATTTACACAAtaacaaataattaaaatatgttaaTCCTAAACTTCTACTCAGAGGATTCGTCGTCCTCTTCCTCATCCTCGTCTTCACCCGAAGATGATTCAATAGATGACTGTGGGCGCTCCGCAAAGGAGTTGGGGCAGTTTCTCTTGTCGTGGTGTGCCATTTGCTTGCAATTATTGCACATCCGTTTCGGTTTAGTTAACAATGCTTCGGCTTTTGTCTTGGCAGACAACATCCTTTGGCCACTCCCTTTGTTTTTCGCATGTTTGGGAGGCAATATTGTTATCTCTTTGTCGGCCTTAAAACCCAGTAGTTGTTCAATTTCTTGCTGCTTAGTCAATTCCTCCCTTGACGGTGACAACTTCTCTCTAAAATCCCTAATTAAATTGGACAAGGTTTTAATATCATCCTTAGCTTTACCCCTTAGTACTCCAACAGTTTCATGTATCTCAGACCATAACTTTGTCATTTCGATTTGTTTTCCATCAATTATTTCCTTGCCATCAGAGGCACTGTATACTGCATCCTTTCTCCATCTTTGAACCACGTGTGATTCCGGTATTGATTGAAAACCATTACTTGAATAAATCCAAATGATATGCCTACATAATATTCCAGCTCTTTCAAACTTTCTACATGAGCATGTTGCCTCATATGTTCCTGTTTTGCCACATAACACGAAAAAACAAAGGACTCAAATAAATACCATCATAAACCGCAACAAATATTATGTAACTGCAAATGATAGTGTGTATAACTGCAACACGGTTTAGTTGTAACTTCACCAAACTATCTGTTACTAACTGCAATACGCTTGAGTTGCAATTTTAAGTGATACTCTGTGTAACCGCAATAGGATAAACTGTAACTATAGATGGTACTACGTGTGACTCTAACGATCTTTAATTGTAACTAAAAAAATTGAAAGTGCAAATATCAAATGTCAGTGATAAATACCTGGTCTGAAATGAACGTAAAAAACTCTTCCTCTTAAGCTATCCTTTACCTTCGTCAGCTCTATTTCATTCTCCTCGGTGAAACCCCTGGCACCAAGTCCATTCGTTGACATTTTTACCTCTTCTTGGAACTCATCGAATACGGCATGTGTGTATACTCTTGATCCATGTCGCTCGATAGGACATTGAGTTACCATTTTCGGTGACGTATGCCTGTTGTCATTATCAGTTTTCTTCTGAGTATGTCTTTGTTGGTCAATTGCACTTTCAAAAAGCATCCAGAATTCAACCAACGTTCCATTGTTGTTCTCGAACTTTTAAAGAAACTATTTTCACTCTCCGATCTTTGTGTTGTCCTCATAACACTTCCCATATTCAGGTCCCTACAATGGGCCATTACCCATTGCCTCCTTTTAAGGTAGACTTCCTCAAACCAAGCAGATTTACCAACATTATGCTCCTTCATTATCTCGCCCCAGCGACCGTCAAATTCATCCGGTTCAAGTTCGTCGTCCCAGACTATGGCATTTAACTTTATAAATTTGGGATAATCTTTGGTTGTACCCCCGTATTTGACTGGaaccttgttcattatatgccacatgcagaaGCGATGCCTAGCTGTCTTAAAAACATTCTTGACGGACTTTATAATACCCGGATCTTGGGCGGTTATAATATATTCCGGTTCCTTCCCACCCATTGCCACCAAAAAACGTTTGAACACCCAATCAAAATAATCCTCGTTCTCCCTAAAAAGTAGTGCACCACAAAAATTTATTGAACGTTTGTGATTATCAATACTCGTGAAAGGTGTAAATACCATGTCATACTTATTTGTCGAGTATGTCGGATCGAAAGACACATCATCACCAAATACAGAGTAGTTTCGTCGAGCAATATCATCCGCCCATACCGCCCTGATCAAGGTTCCATCGACATCGACTTCATAATCGAAGAAGAAATTTTCATGGGTTTCTGCCATGTTTTTAAAATGGTCTATGAACAACTGTCCGTCCCACTCATTAATATAGCACTTAACGTCTCTATGGAAATTCTTGAAGTCATTTAGACTCGCACCAATATTTTCGAACCCATTAACATGTTCATTGTACATTTTATACGTCCTTGTAGCACCTATCTTCAACTGCATTGAAACAACGTCATTTACACTGGTTAAAAATAGTCCAATAATTTTGTAACTTCAATTCAATGTGTTTGGAACTTCAATGGAGTAACTATGGGACTTTAACCATAGGGTAACTAGAACATTGAACAATGTAACTCCAGTTCGCTGACAGCGTAACTCTAGCGGAAATTTGTGCAACTCTAAATTTGTAATCCAATGAgaattcaaaatttgaaactGTAGTGCAATGTAATTGGAACTTCAATATAATATCATTGGAACTTCAACAGGAGAATTATGTAACTTTAACAATATTTTAACTTTAAAGCTCATAATGTAACTTTATTTCGTTAAATATGTAACTCTACTCAGATTATATGTAACTTTAAGGAAAGTGTAACTTTATCATTGAATAATTCAACTGTATTGGGTTATATATGTAACTCGAGTAAGATTTAAAATAGATTAACCAAATTTTATTGGAACTTCATTGCCATACCTATGGAATTTGAATTGAATAATTGTGTGATTATAAGTTTAGTGTAACTTTACAGTACTAAACTTTAGGcatagtgtaactttaacaatGATTAATGTAATTTTACCTGAGGAAATATGTAACTCTAGCAAAATTTATAATCCAATGTGAATGCAATGTTATTTAAACAAGAAGTGTACACTAACCCTCGAGTTATAAACTATAAGCTCCTTGTGATACTTGTGTAGTTTCCTTGACAACTTTTGAAACTCCCTATCTCTCACTTCAACGAGTTCATGATTGTGTCCCGCGTGAAATCGGTCAACTAATAAAACACCATTGAACATGAGCAATCTAATCCTCGCTTTTCACCCAATCCTCCTTACTTTTGTTTTTCTCCGCTGCTTTTCTCCAATTTCTTCCTCCTCTTGTGCGTCCCGAAATAATTCAATCTCTTTGTCTTTGCTCACCTTTTTTGCGTATGTAAATCCCTCTCGGTTACAAACCAAAAGTTTTGACTTAACGGTCCCATCACGTCACTTCTTTGTCGTGTATCTACGCACATCGAAACCACATGCAAGAGCGTACATCTTATAGAACTTTACAGCTTCCTCTAGGTCATTGAACTCCTGCCCGACAAATGGTGCAAACTGGCTTTCTACAATCCTACAAAATTCATCCCCACCTACATTTTGCATGACTTCTGCAAATTCATGTTCTCCTACCTCTGGTATGCCCTCATAGCAATCCTGCTCTATAAAATTTACAAACAGGAACTGTCATAAGTTTTTTGCTATCACAACAAAACCATTTGATAGATTTAGTGAAACTAAAACTGTAACTTTAGCTTCAATTAAGTGTAACTTTATCTGCAAACGAGTGGAACTTTTTTGTCAGACCTTTTACCTTGGCCAGAATGAAACACAGAACAACTCTTACTCTCTAGGGTTGCCAAATTACACACATTATTTACCTATGACTAAACACGAGACGTAATACCCCTCATGCAACATATAGGCTGGCCAACATAACAGTTTTTGTAACTCTATAATCAAGTTTTTGTAACTTTACAAGTTAAGACTCTTCATCTTCCATCTTCATCTCCATCTTCCAACTTCATCTTCCAACTTCATTCCTTACCCATCAGAATACTTccatatcaatttttttttttaaaaaacaaaaaaaaaccatagTTGCAGTCGTCCCTAAATAAATAAAATCAACGCGTTAAAATAATGTACTTACCATTGTTGAACTCAACAATCTGCATATCGTCCATGGATGTCGATATTTGGAGTTACTGAAGACGCCGCCTTTTTTTCCAGATAGTTTCATGCAAATTCCGGATTGTGTATGAACAAAGGATGCAGATGAAATTGGAACTCCAATAAAAATATGGATATGAAGATAGATGTCGAAGAATGAATACCGAATATGAAGATGACAGTCTAATTATGAATGAATAACGAAGATGAAGCCTAGAGGAAGATgatgaaagagaaaaaaaaataacaaataatgATTAAACGTCATATTGAAAATAGTTTATGATTCTGTTTATGTCAGTTTTGGGAAGCTAAATTTACACTAATGACAACCAAACTGCATTAATCAATCGttgcttttttttttcctctcattaatattgtctaattgccCATCTAATCTCCACCATCCATCATTCTTAATCTAATGGTTGATAGTAGGACTTAAGGACTCAACTAAATATAAAGACTTATTAGAACTagtctttctctctctctctctctctctctctctctctctctctctctctatatatatatatatatatatatatatatatatatatatatagagagagagagagagagagagagagggagggaGACTAGTTCTATATATATATGTAGAAATAGGATCATATAAGTTGGGTCATTATTGGTGAGTTACTCCTCTAAATCAAGACCATTCatctaatctaagatggatgGCTAAGATTTAATGTTGATAAACCCTAATTCTCATTTACGTTATTTCAACTATCTCCCTCCCTGCTAATTCTCTCTATGTCAAACCCTAATTTGCATAACTCAAATCAAAACAATCGAACAATTCGATCGACGATTTTAACATCTATACAAATTTCGACGATATCAATCCTCATATCAATCGTTTACTGTTCTTTGCGATTAAAATTGTGCATAAATCCTAATAAATCACATCGACATATTTACTTTGTGCAAAATCAAGGGAAACTAAAGAAGAGGAATTAAAAGTTATTATGCGACATTCTGTATAGGTGTAGTTTACTCTGTTGGTGAAGATCCTTCGCTCGCACTCGGAAAAATTAGGTAATTTTTCATTTTACTGCATTTTTCAGGTTGAATTGATAAGATAATTTAGTTACTTGTTTATTGTGCTGATAATTAATGTTCTTCATTGTCTATGTTCAAAAAGAAGCCAATCAAAGCATACAAAAATAGAAACTAGTCAATGTGTTACAATAATGATGTATATGTCTTATAAAAATGGTCGTCGGTCCTTGTTATGATAACTGTGTATGTTTGTGATGATAATTATGTAGTTTGCTCACCATGTTACTCTAATGGTTTAATAGTGTTACAACAATGGTAGAGTTGTGTTATAATATTTTGTATGCTTTGAATAACTTCTTTTTGAATTTGATTGAGTTGTTCGAGTTTCGATGGTATTGATTTATTCAATTATTTCTGAGATATTCTCGTTTTTTGGGTACATTATTATTTATgagatagtcagttattgtattatgttAGTGTAACGCCCCATAAACAACAGTACAAAatggtatattttattaatagcaGTGGAAATTACAGAGCATTACCACTATATTTCCCCCATACAGAGAAATACAAGGCTTACATTATTCTTTAGTACAACCAAATAACTAGTAACGAGTCTTATTGATTATATTTTAATATTATGATACATTATTCTTATTCCATTTTCTTGCGTCAACCTCACTCATCCCTTCCCTGTttcctgtacctgaaaaagattaataaaataaagggtcaaccaaccacaggttgagtatatttcccataacctccaactcaaattaatataattcggGTCATTATTATTGAACAGGGCCACATTACGGAGCCGAGACTCCCTTAGGCTACACCCTCCTCCGTGTACACAGGATAACAATCTCTGGGTCTGAAACCcttccttttctctttttctttctttatctcttgtcttcttctttttctttttatctGGATATAACGAGGCAGAGCCAATTTCTTGGATATAACGAGGCAGAGCCAATTGCCGAGCCCCCTAACGAGCCCACTTCAAAGCTCACGTCCATGTACACGGAATAAAATAATAATGTGGTCCGGTCCCTTCCAATAATAATGTCCCGGATGATACATTGGCCAAATGTACATCTTAATAACAGTATCATAACATTATCATTACCATAAGAGCAATATAACGTCATTCCTTAACATATCCAGTACCAAGGTCATATCTCATGTAAACCACGTTATGTAAATTATACAGGTACAACATATCATTATCACATAAAAAAATAAATCACGTATACTATAATATCAGATAAGTAATTATGACGATAACGTACTTACTCATTACATTAACTTAAGATGAAGGGGTAGGAAATATACCCCATATAATAGTACTACTACTCCAAATGCTCGTTCGTAAGACTAACTAATTGGTTTTTGTGTTGGTTATGTGCATGGATTTGCCATGGACTTCACGTCCTTTTATAGTAAGAATTAGGTCGGTTTCAATAGTACCCTATTTCTACCTATGCATCTACGTGGGATTTCACCTTGCCAAGTAAAAGCTACATGCCATGATATATTTGTACATGGTATGTCTTGCTACCATGTAtgcttactttttttttttttaaataattttgaCATGTGATAAAAAGCTAGTAAAATAATACGAATCTCataaaatatctagatatttACTTTACGGGTTATTTTCTTTTAGATAGGTCTAGTAAAAATTCTACGGGTGAAGTTATTATTAAGTCGGACTCCAATCGAactattttattcttattctagGGTCTTACCTATACTAGGTTACTACGCCTTTCGAATTTTATTAGATCAATATCTCCCTCTAGGATGGATTCCTTTTATTTGTGTACCTTCTCGACTCTAATAAATAAAAATTCTTTCCCCCTTTCAAACAAAGAATTTTCTTAAATATATTAGAAAATAGAAATTTACTCGGGTATTACATTCTACCCCCCTTAAAATaggtttcgtcctcgaaacttagagtATTACCTTATTGGAACAAATAAGGATATCGACTTCGCATTTCCTGTTCTGTTTCCCAAGTTGCTTCTGTGTCATCGTGATGTGACCACAAAACCTTTACTAGTGGAATAACCTTGTTTCGAAGAGCCTTTTCCTAGTGATCTAAAATTTGAATCGGTTTCTCTTTGTAGGTTAGGTCATCCCTAACTTGCACTGGAGGTAAGTTAATGACGTGACTAGGGTCGGGGATATACTTTCTTAGGAGTAAAACATgaaaaacgtcatgaattctagAAATTTCTATTGCAAGGGATATTCTATATGCAACATTTCCAACTTACTCCACTATCTCAAATGGTCCTAGATATCTTAGACTCAATTTTCTCTATTTCTCGAATCTACTAAACCCCCATTGTAGGTGATACCTTGAGGAAAACTGAATCACCTACTTTAAATTCCACTTGTCGTCTTTTAGGGtcagcataactcttttgacAACTTTGAACAGTTCACATTTTCCCCTATATGCTTTTCACTTTTATATGTGGTTTCCCTAATCAGATCTGGTCCAATAACCCTCGATTCGTCAATATCACTCAAACATATTAGGGATCTACATTTCCcctcatacaaagcctcaaaaggacGCTATTGCAATGCTAGCATGATAACTATTAGTGTATGAAAACTCTATCATGGGTAAATGTTGTTCCCAAGACCCCTGAATTCTAGAACACCTACTCTCAGCaaatcctctaaagtttgaattgctC
Protein-coding sequences here:
- the LOC141618952 gene encoding protein FAR1-RELATED SEQUENCE 5-like, with translation MDDMQIVEFNNEQDCYEGIPEVGEHEFAEVMQNVGGDEFCRIVESQFAPFVGQEFNDLEEAVKFYKMYALACGFDFQLHCTTVSNFEFSLDYKFRVAQISARVTLSANWSYIVQCSSYPMLKIGATRTYKMYNEHVNGFENIGASLNDFKNFHRDVKCYINEWDGQLFIDHFKNMAETHENFFFDYEVDVDGTLIRAVWADDIARRNYSVFGDDVSFDPTYSTNKYDMVFTPFTSIDNHKRSINFCGALLFRENEDYFDWVFKRFLVAMGGKEPEYIITAQDPGIIKSVKNVFKTARHRFCMWHIMNKVPVKYGGTTKDYPKFIKLNAIVWDDELEPDEFDGRWGEIMKEHNVGKSAWFEEVYLKRRQWVMAHCRDLNMGSVMRTTQRSESENSFFKSSRTTMERWLNSGCFLKVQLTNKDILRRKLIMTTGIRHRKW
- the LOC141618951 gene encoding protein FAR-RED IMPAIRED RESPONSE 1-like, producing the protein MSTNGLGARGFTEENEIELTKVKDSLRGRVFYVHFRPGTYEATCSCRKFERAGILCRHIIWIYSSNGFQSIPESHVVQRWRKDAVYSASDGKEIIDGKQIEMTKLWSEIHETVGVLRGKAKDDIKTLSNLIRDFREKLSPSREELTKQQEIEQLLGFKADKEITILPPKHAKNKGSGQRMLSAKTKAEALLTKPKRMCNNCKQMAHHDKRNCPNSFAERPQSSIESSSGEDEDEEEDDESSE